The Daucus carota subsp. sativus chromosome 2, DH1 v3.0, whole genome shotgun sequence genome includes a window with the following:
- the LOC108206708 gene encoding protein NDR1, which translates to MSAVDQSSIKFSLEDYYIAGVESNDGSNLNQSIIYFKHNLANDGEETGIYYDNLNLTFSYYTGEGIIVPVGNYTIPGFRQGVKAETDRKDFVVTAQGWQEISNMSVSSDVVVFRVDLATAVRFRHYITGIKSKRLRTMAWCKVEVDRITGKKKSNKAIQLKHMIERHPNCGWIIFAFIIFLLSVFVVPCLVFICFGVVFDYCMDN; encoded by the coding sequence ATGTCCGCGGTAGATCAATCTTCAATTAAGTTTTCTCTTGAAGATTATTACATCGCTGGAGTCGAAAGTAATGATGGATCCAACTTGAACCAGTCCATCATCTACTTCAAACATAACCTTGCGAATGATGGTGAGGAAACAGGAATTTATTACGATAACCTCAACCTCACTTTCTCTTATTATACAGGTGAGGGTATTATTGTTCCAGTCGGCAACTACACCATTCCAGGATTTCGCCAGGGTGTAAAAGCGGAGACCGATCGAAAAGATTTTGTGGTGACGGCTCAGGGATGGCAAGAAATTTCCAACATGTCAGTGTCGTCGGATGTTGTTGTTTTCAGGGTGGATTTGGCAACTGCGGTGAGGTTCAGGCATTATATTACGGGGATTAAAAGCAAGAGACTTCGGACAATGGCATGGTGTAAGGTGGAGGTTGATCGAATTACTGGAAAGAAAAAAAGTAACAAAGCTATTCAGCTCAAGCATATGATTGAACGGCATCCTAATTGTGGCTGGATTATCTTTGCTTTTATCATCTTTCTGTTAAGTGTTTTTGTAGTACCTTGCCTGGTTTTCATATGCTTTGGGGTTGTTTTCGACTATTGCATGGATAACTGA
- the LOC108207856 gene encoding uncharacterized protein LOC108207856 yields the protein MDHSNQRCIFFGVCSIVLILCAPLFCVLSLHSANGSQVKVFVEQLFVPAILNNSVSDYSLINSPAVFFILSLHDDTYDYMGVVYDNITIRFYYVAPIATTPIANYTWPGFYQKGDQHGSTIECSDYVYTRGISFAEVSTNVSEIVLRVDLATAFRFKYWWQWESSTHELSRQGDVKVSTVTGKKTAPTGIELSQHDSRNYYKPFMAFSIFFFPLLTLIWAGSLLYACSDD from the coding sequence ATGGATCACAGCAACCAAAGATGTATATTTTTCGGTGTTTGTTCTATAGTGTTAATACTATGTGCACCATTATTCTGTGTGCTAAGTTTACATTCTGCAAACGGATCTCAGGTGAAGGTCTTTGTCGAACAATTGTTTGTTCCTGCCATTCTCAATAATTCGGTCAGTGATTATTCCCTGATCAACTCCCCCGCCGTCTTCTTCATCCTCTCACTCCACGACGACACCTACGACTACATGGGAGTTGTCTACGATAACATCACTATCAGATTTTACTATGTTGCGCCAATTGCTACTACCCCTATTGCCAACTACACATGGCCCGGATTTTATCAGAAAGGTGATCAACATGGCTCTACAATAGAATGTTCCGATTATGTTTACACCCGAGGGATTTCGTTCGCAGAAGTTTCGACGAATGTGTCCGAAATTGTTTTGCGCGTGGATTTGGCGACTGCTTTCAGGTTTAAATACTGGTGGCAGTGGGAAAGCAGCACACATGAGTTATCGAGGCAGGGCGATGTGAAGGTGAGCACCGTGACGGGGAAGAAAACTGCACCAACTGGCATAGAGCTCTCTCAGCACGACTCGAGGAATTACTACAAGCCATTCATGgctttttctattttcttttttccCCTTTTGACCCTCATCTGGGCCGGCTCTTTACTTTATGCTTGCAGTGACGACTGA